TATCACTGTTTTGTCGTATAAATAAAGCTAAAAAAACATGCAAAAACATTATCTTcctccttttatttttatccgtATGAAATCAGTTTGtatgttttgtaaaatttataaaaaaaaatgaaagcaatgaaagaaaaaaaaacatggCATACTGCTTATCCTGCAGTGCCTGTATATGGAagcgataaatttatttaacctCGTCTGACCTATTCGATTGCCCCCCAATTTGGAAATCGCGGTAGTTCGAGGAGCGACGTGAAAGACTCAACCGTGCAGGCGTGCAAATCCGAGGTGAATTATAAAAAACGCACCACGAACCTACACGCGCAATCGGGAGCCGACACAAGCTACTTGAAGCGACCACGTGACAACACCCACTGAGCAGATCTGCTTATTTCTAACGTTAGCGATCAATGTTCAGTTGTGCCATCACTAGCACACACACTTCCGCAAACAAAGCTTTGGttcttctatatatatgaACTGAACGTTATCTGATCACTAGCGAGAAAGCAGACCgtgttgtattatattatatattattaaattacaagaaaaaatatttgtacatcaAGTCGTAATTGGtgttgtaatataatataatatttaaagtaaaattacattaacaaaagttatttaaagcaattcttatatattaatattgataccGCATATAGATGTTCGAGATAAAAGCCAtctggaaataaaattacatactaGAATTGCATCGTCATACGAATATGGATCGATATATCGAACGCCTACaatcgatatacatattagCTTGACAAACCAatcaaatttatcgaattGATACATCgattaatatcgtaaaatcgaATATATCGATCTTTTTGAGTTTGAAATTGGCAGAGAGGTCATATGATAACCCGTTTGCATTaggattaattttattcgtatgtTGTCATcaagtataaaattaagaagcgttcgaagaaaatttgttgacTGTACTTTAAAAGAGCCTAATGTATTAGAATGGGTACAGTACATGCTTCAAGGAAAAAACAAGAACCAAGCGTAGTAACCCATGAAGACTGTATACCGTGCGTGGAACCGCAAGACAGAGTACCAGGAAATCCAGGAAGTTTCGAAGATATACACAAGAAAGTTAAAGATCTTTACCCGCAAAACTTTGACGGTGCGCGGCTCGTCATCAATAAAATACTTAGTCACCATTTTAACGTGACCCATACGATAACTCTTAGTTCCGTTACACCGTCTGGATACAAATTTGGTGCAAAGTATGTCGGTACAAAAGTAGTCagtttaaaagaaagatatccTGTAATCGTGGGAGATATCACACCAACTGGAAATTTGTCCGCGTCTTTTGTGCATACCCTTGCATGTAGatttagatttaaattatcaGCGCAAATTGccaatgaaaaatggaaagcgTTCAGTTCCAGCTTAGAATATCGGTCGAATGATTTTACTGTAGCGGTGACCTTAGCCAAcccaaaatttaaaaagaaacaagcaaCAATGGTAATACACTTTTTACAATCGATCACATCGAGAATCGCGTTAGGAGCCGAAATTGCATGTCTTCGTGGCTCGAAAGTTCCAGGAGGTCAACAGACAGTCATGTGTCTGGCTTTTAGACACAGTACAGGACTTGCGACATTATCCGGAACGATAGGTGAAGCGGGCCTTCATCTTTGTTATCACCGCAAATCTAGCTCGCAACTGGAACTCGGTGTCGAGTTAGAAACAAACACGAGAACTCATCAGTCAATCGCTACTATAGTTTACCAAGTAAACGTGCCATACGCGGATCTTGTCTTTCGAGGTATCGTGAATTCTGAGACTACAGTCGGTGGCGTGTTTGAGAAGAAACTATACCCAATTCCTGAATCTTCGCTGGTTATTAGTATACTTTTAAACCACAAGAAGCAGCAATTTCGAGTGGGTGTTGGTCTCAATATTGGACAATGATAATCAACATATAATGTGGCTTTtcattctatctttttttcttagatCATTTATAAGAATGGTAGGAAATAATTCGATGTTATAGAAATTAACATAGGAGAGAATTGTAATTATTCCTTTCAAAATCTTACAGAGTGAAAAACATTTTGTGAACGTTACAATCTCTGTGACTTAATAGTTCGTGATAACGTGTTAACAGCactatatgtattaaataattgttatgtttatatatgtattataaaatatccgaaaACTTTGAAACATAAGACCTATATATTGATATACACTGAGTATTAAAAAAAGCCTACAAtctttttatctaatttaGTGAAACTAAATGCAATGTGCCTGATACATCAaaactgttatttttatcattaaaaattttatttaacaattttgtttaatatctattaattGAATATCATTCTAATCATCTCCGTTTGCTATCCTCTCATCCAAATCGTCGTATTCGTGAAAAGCGgttgtttttaatttgtcaaaattCACGTCAAATTTTTCACTGAGAAGTCCATTTTCATCGGCGTATTCTAAAATGTCACAGATCAATGACGATTCCACACCTAAAACGTACTCACATGTTTTCGGTTCGactagaaaaagagaaacactCGATGGACTGGTCGTATGACTTTCAACgcattttaatttcacctggaaattacaaaaattgtggtagctatataaattctttcgtataagaataaataaatctactctataaaatgtttgtatatatatatataatacttctGTTTGTCTTGGATTCCCAGTTTTATCACAAATAGTACCATCGCTATAAAAATGGGAAAGCTGTTTCCGCAATTCTGGAGACTTTGGTCTTTTATGTGGATGTGCAGCAATCCAGTCCAAATGTTTCTGCTTATCGAATTTACCGAGATTTACTATGGTCTTTTTACCATCGCGTTCTATATGATATTGAACTACAGAGCGTCCATAACAAAATTCATACTTCCACCATCCATTGCCCTATATTCATCAATTATGtgttaagtaaaatataataaaacagaatatgGTCAGAATGTAGAAGTGCAATACCTACCCCATGTAAACAATTCTTTCCGCTTAGAAAGTTTTTTACGGGACTCGCTTCCGCAGGACTAATACCTTGATCTGCTAACGAATTTATGGAGTCTtcgatattattatgtttatcgGTAACACCGACAGGATGTATTTCAACTCTAACACGTGCTTCACCATCCTGAAATAAATGCAAGTCAATTAAATCTTCAATTAATATACACACATAGTGAACATCATAACGAGAATGAGTatcaattaatatcaattgtatgaatttgttaaaaacaTGAAACATGTGTTACACATCAttccttcttttaatttattatattaatagataaaaGATCGACATTATTTACGGTTAAATTGTGACTttacaacattttaatattataacattttatatttattctgaaaattatatataacattatataatgttttgtGATGTGATTATTGGTATTTAGTTAAAAgcaatatgtaaatattataaatttggcTGTGTACAAGTAAAGCAATAGATATTGTGATGCTAAAGACACAATGGTGCATAAATAGTATTCATAATGTTATTGTAACATTcttttggaaaaaatgtagATTTAAAGGGAATAATTGTATGTAGAAAAGGAAGGGACAGAAtgagatataaattaatggcgaCAAATGACAAGAACCACCAAGCACTTTGGCCTGATCccaaaaatacgaaatattctgACCTGGCCCTCCTTATCTACATGGAAGATTGCATAGACTTCCTGCAGCTTGTCATCCTGtgcaacaaataattaattcaatgtatagataataaataatgcaaacaaaaattgtttaacactaaaaagattatttatatgACTTAAAAGTATAAGccaaaattacttaaaaaatcttgaaatttagtaaaattgaagtgtttcagataaataaataagatatataattatgatcAATGCAGTTTTCTACGATTaggtaaaatataatattttatactgaCAAAGTGCAtagtataatgaaatttatttaaaatctactgttatttgaaaatattttgcatgtGTTTCACATAAAtcaatatcaaaaattatcaCTATCATACacagaaaatatataagtacatatattttattttaaataacaatacatacatacgacACAGGCATagtcaaaaataaataactgaaTACACAGAATGTCAAATGGATTTACCGTTACTTTTTGATATCGAAGTTTCAGACTTTCCATCTCCATTGCAACAAGAGATCTTGGCTTCTTTGGTGCATTTTCAACTGGATGAcagttaatttcattttccccTGTAGCTTGGGGCTTGTAATCAGGATGATTACATAGCCAAGGTGAAAGAACAATAACTTCATATTCACAGCTAGAAGGCTCTTCTAACGAAAATAACTCGTGTTTTCCATGCTGATAACAAACATAAAGAACTTTTATCTTTCGTGGCTTATTAGTTAAGTCACAAAC
This genomic window from Bombus pyrosoma isolate SC7728 linkage group LG4, ASM1482585v1, whole genome shotgun sequence contains:
- the LOC122567166 gene encoding endoplasmic reticulum lectin 1, translated to MWKYCNVYITIVLCTIIIVYGHDFRSFDDTVLFKINWPGKASSDLLESRINVEPYIITTANKEQYQCLIVDNSEQEQGYNEPYNGPNPIEILSALFKQNTCSYRVESYWSYELCHGRYARQYHEDRDGKKVKTQEYYLGTFDKLQELKLLAEYAERENIRKADIPVKKVDGINMPYIEVEMADGTVCDLTNKPRKIKVLYVCYQHGKHELFSLEEPSSCEYEVIVLSPWLCNHPDYKPQATGENEINCHPVENAPKKPRSLVAMEMESLKLRYQKVTDDKLQEVYAIFHVDKEGQDGEARVRVEIHPVGVTDKHNNIEDSINSLADQGISPAEASPVKNFLSGKNCLHGGNGWWKYEFCYGRSVVQYHIERDGKKTIVNLGKFDKQKHLDWIAAHPHKRPKSPELRKQLSHFYSDGTICDKTGNPRQTEVKLKCVESHTTSPSSVSLFLVEPKTCEYVLGVESSLICDILEYADENGLLSEKFDVNFDKLKTTAFHEYDDLDERIANGDD
- the LOC122567167 gene encoding mitochondrial import receptor subunit TOM40 homolog 1-like, producing the protein MGTVHASRKKQEPSVVTHEDCIPCVEPQDRVPGNPGSFEDIHKKVKDLYPQNFDGARLVINKILSHHFNVTHTITLSSVTPSGYKFGAKYVGTKVVSLKERYPVIVGDITPTGNLSASFVHTLACRFRFKLSAQIANEKWKAFSSSLEYRSNDFTVAVTLANPKFKKKQATMVIHFLQSITSRIALGAEIACLRGSKVPGGQQTVMCLAFRHSTGLATLSGTIGEAGLHLCYHRKSSSQLELGVELETNTRTHQSIATIVYQVNVPYADLVFRGIVNSETTVGGVFEKKLYPIPESSLVISILLNHKKQQFRVGVGLNIGQ